The Rhodothermus marinus DSM 4252 DNA segment GCCTGTCCGATGGGTGCTACCACCTGGAGCAGCGGTTCCCCGGCAAAGACCGGCGTCCCCTCGGGCACGGCGTACACGTCGCCCGTGAAGCGGAAGCGTGCCAGGTAGTCCAGAAAGTCCGGTTCGAAGCGCCCCAGCGAGGCCAGGTAGTCGAGCGCTTCCTGCGTGAAGTGCAGCGTCTCCAGGTAGTGGAGCACCGTATCGAGGCCGCAGGCCAGCAGATAGTTGCGGCCGGGCGTCTGGCGCACGAACAGGTCAAACGTCGCTACAGCCGTGTCCAGGCCTTCCCGGTAGTAGGCCTGGAGCATAGTCAGCTCGTACAGATCGGTAAACAGCACGGCGTTTTCGTCGGTTACCCAGTGCATAGGGCGGAAAAATTTGCTATTGCAGGATCGGATAAAAGATACGGCAACAGGGGCGCACCTTAAGGTCGCTACTTCAGGTCTTTAGGTTTCGCATAAAAAAGTGAAAATTAGCCGGTTTGCATGAAAGAAGGCATTCTGCAGAAAGCGGCACCTTTCTTGTATTTTGTGCTAACGAATCCAGAGCTAAACAACGCACGCCATGCGCAGAGCCGCCCGACTGATTCTGATCAGCGGTGAGGAGGGGCTGAAAGCTCAACTGAGCAGCTGGCTTGAGCGCGCCGGGGTGCAGGTGTGCGAACGGTTTCCTTCGCTGCAGGCGCTGATCACTCACTGGCATGCTCTGGAAGCAGATCCGCCCGATCTTGTGCTGGTCGATCTGAACCTGCCTGATTATCAGGGACTCGATGCGTTTGCCGAGGTCAAAGTACGCGCCATCAACATTCCGGTCGTGGCACTGATCGACCGGAGCGAAGCCATGCTGGGGCCGCACCTGCTGCAGATGGGCGCGGCCGACTACCTGCTCCGGGATGCGCTGAGTGCGCCGCTGCTGGAACATGTGGTGCAGCGGGCCTGGGAGCGACAGCAGGTGCAGAACAACCTTTCGGAATACCTGCAGGAGCTGTATGCGAGCGAGGCACGCTTCCGGGCGATTCTACAGCACTATCCGGACGGCCTGCTGATTCTGGACGCGGAGGGGCGCATTCTGATGGCCAACGATGAAGCGCAACAGTTGCTGGGCTACGCCGAGGCGCATCTGGTCGGTCAGCCGCTCGAAGCCTTTGTGCGTGAAGAAGCGCCAGGATTCGCCCGGCTGACCGGCACGTCCGACCCGATCCGATTGCAGGTGATTCCCTGTGAGGAAGACGATCCCTGCCGGCTGGTACTCCTCCGTCCGTTGACGGAGAGCGAGCGACAAGAGATGGCCGCATCGACGGCTGCTCAGACACTGGCGGAGATTATCCTGGAAGTGCTCGACGAGGCCGTGCTGGTGGCCGATGGAGAGGGGCGCGTGGTGTATGCCAATCAGGCAGCCGCAGCGTTGATGGGCAAACCGCATCGGCAGCTAACGGGGCGGCCGCTCAACGGAATGCTCACGACGCTTATGCCGGGCGAGCGGTTCGATCGGATGATGTCCTGGCTGGAGTTGCACGGAGGCACCTGGCAGGGAATCCGGAGACTGGAAAGCCGGAGCGGTAGCGTGCAGACGTTTCAGGTGCAGCTCCGGTTGCTTTCGGAACCGATATTCGGGATGGTGATCGTGCTGCGTCCAGTGGTGGGCGAGGTGC contains these protein-coding regions:
- a CDS encoding PAS domain-containing protein, with amino-acid sequence MRRAARLILISGEEGLKAQLSSWLERAGVQVCERFPSLQALITHWHALEADPPDLVLVDLNLPDYQGLDAFAEVKVRAINIPVVALIDRSEAMLGPHLLQMGAADYLLRDALSAPLLEHVVQRAWERQQVQNNLSEYLQELYASEARFRAILQHYPDGLLILDAEGRILMANDEAQQLLGYAEAHLVGQPLEAFVREEAPGFARLTGTSDPIRLQVIPCEEDDPCRLVLLRPLTESERQEMAASTAAQTLAEIILEVLDEAVLVADGEGRVVYANQAAAALMGKPHRQLTGRPLNGMLTTLMPGERFDRMMSWLELHGGTWQGIRRLESRSGSVQTFQVQLRLLSEPIFGMVIVLRPVVGEVPIG